The following is a genomic window from Romeriopsis navalis LEGE 11480.
GTATCCTAGCTTGGTCAGGCTGGCGACGACTTCACCTGATCGGGTGAATTTGCGCCTCAACTTGCAGTCACCGAGACTTTCAAGGCAGAATAGAAAGGAGAATTGCAAAGAAACGTTACGTATCGTTCATTTTTACGGTCAGCAAGCCGCATACGGTTTAAGAAACGCCGCTTTACACAAACGCTATACATTGGTTCGAGATCTATGGCTGGGTTTACACAACCGCATTTGACACCACACAGCAACCGGCCGCCCACTAATTCCACTGATTATGACGTGACCATCGTCGGGGGCGGAATTGTCGGGACGCTAATGGCCTGTTTACTCCAGGAAACCGGCCTCAAAGTTGCCCTGCTGGAATTTTCTGCCACCTCCGCCGCTGCCGCTCGGGGACAAGCATATTCCATTAGCCAACTCTCCAGCCGCATCTTCGCCGGCTTAGGAATTTGGCATAAGGTTCGGCCTCAGGTTGAAACCTATCGTCAGGTGGACTTATCAGACGCTGACCACGCTGGTGTGGTCCACTTTTCCACCCAAGACACCCAGACTCAAACCCTCGGCTATGTGGCCGAACACAAAGTCCTACTCGCAGAACTGCAAGCACAGCTTGAGCAGTGCCATAACGTTGACCTAATTTGCCCGGCGAAGGTCATTGAAGCCAAATTCGGGACAGCCATGAATCAACTGCGCATTGAACGTGACGGCGAAATTTTCGAACTGCGATCGCGACTGGTGATTGGCGCCGATGGTAGCCGCTCCTTCCTCCGGCAGGCAGCCGGCATCCGCACGATCGGCTGGAAATATTGGCAATCCTGTGTGGTCGCTTTTATTCGACCCGAGCATTCCCACCAAAATATTGCCTACGAACGCTTCCAACCAGAAGGGCCGTTTGCGATTTTGCCGCTGCCCGGGGGAATTTGTCGGATTGTCTGGACGGCACCAAAAGCAGTCGCAGATCGGCTATTGCAGATTGATGAAGCGACATTCCTCGACGAACTGACCCAACGCTACGGCAATCAAATGGGACAACTCGAACTTCTGGGAGAACGTTCAGTCTTTCCCGTTCAACTGCTGCATAGCCGTCAGTACGTCAAACCAGGACTCGCACTCATTGGCGATGCCGCTCACTGCTGCCATCCCGTCGGTGGCCAAGGAATTAACCTCGGCATCCGCGATGCCGCCGCGCTCGTCGAAGTCATCCAGACCGCTTTAGTCCAAGGCGAAGATTTTGCTCAACTCAACGTGCTGAAACGCTATCAGCGCTGGCGGATGTGGGAAAACCTGGTGATGCTGGGATTTACCGATATTCTCGATCGCACATTCTCCAATCAAATTCCCCCGATCGTTTGGGTGCGCCACCTCGGTCTATGGGCCATGGAACATATCCAACCGTTCAAATCCTTCGCCATTAAGCTGATGCTCGGCATGGTTGGTCGGGTACCCCAGATCGCCACGAGTGAACCGATCGAACCCGCGCTCAATCCCCCCGAAGCATTAGCAATAGCAATTGAGTCACGCCACTAAACAGCGAGCTGCAACACCTCATTTCAACGCCAACGCCAATGCCGTTATAGAAACTTGCGGCAGATCGTACTGGCATTATTTTTTCCGGCGCGGCCATCGCTAGGCGTCTTAGAAAAAGAAAAGACATAGCGATCGTCGCCACCAAATTTCATTTTGTAGTGATTATTGCCTGGAATTAGCTTAAACCCGACGGATTCAAGCGTGCGTTCGATTTTGGCATTCATCCGCTGATAGTCATGAAAGATGCTGCGAATTTTTCGGGCAATCTCATCGCGTTCTGACTCCACAGGATTACTCGCCACAATGTCGGCCACAATATGTTGCCGCCGCGTACCTTGCGGCATGCCCTGCAATTCTTTAGTTAATACATTAATGACAACTCGCTTCCGCTCCTGCTGATAGAAGTCTTTCTCCTGCGCTTCCAGGGTAATTGCCGAAGACTGCACGATTGACTGACTGGGTTGCCTGGACTGCGCCATCCCCATCTGCTCCAACAACCGCTGATTTT
Proteins encoded in this region:
- a CDS encoding FAD-dependent hydroxylase, translated to MAGFTQPHLTPHSNRPPTNSTDYDVTIVGGGIVGTLMACLLQETGLKVALLEFSATSAAAARGQAYSISQLSSRIFAGLGIWHKVRPQVETYRQVDLSDADHAGVVHFSTQDTQTQTLGYVAEHKVLLAELQAQLEQCHNVDLICPAKVIEAKFGTAMNQLRIERDGEIFELRSRLVIGADGSRSFLRQAAGIRTIGWKYWQSCVVAFIRPEHSHQNIAYERFQPEGPFAILPLPGGICRIVWTAPKAVADRLLQIDEATFLDELTQRYGNQMGQLELLGERSVFPVQLLHSRQYVKPGLALIGDAAHCCHPVGGQGINLGIRDAAALVEVIQTALVQGEDFAQLNVLKRYQRWRMWENLVMLGFTDILDRTFSNQIPPIVWVRHLGLWAMEHIQPFKSFAIKLMLGMVGRVPQIATSEPIEPALNPPEALAIAIESRH